A window of the Dickeya dianthicola NCPPB 453 genome harbors these coding sequences:
- a CDS encoding transporter substrate-binding domain-containing protein: protein MKIGKRFLAVVGAALLVVQAGQAMADQLQDIQKRGVLRVAVPQDFPPFGSVGTDLQPQGYDIDMAHYLASELKLKLQLVPVTSANRVPYLQTDKVDLVISSLGKNAEREKVIDFSRAYAPFFLGVFGPKDTDVGAPEALQGKTVGVTRGAVEDMVLTDIAPKTADVKRYEDNNTTLSAYLSGQVQYIATGNLVVAAIAEKNPANAPVAKFMLKDSPCYIGLKKDEPALKAKINELIEKAVKDNTLNGLSEKWLKAPLPANLGA from the coding sequence ATGAAGATCGGAAAACGTTTTTTAGCGGTGGTGGGTGCGGCGCTGTTGGTGGTTCAGGCCGGGCAGGCGATGGCGGATCAGTTGCAGGATATCCAGAAACGCGGCGTGTTGCGTGTCGCTGTGCCGCAGGACTTCCCGCCGTTTGGCTCGGTCGGCACCGATTTGCAGCCGCAGGGGTACGACATCGATATGGCGCATTATCTGGCCAGCGAGCTGAAACTAAAGTTGCAGCTGGTGCCGGTGACCAGCGCCAACCGCGTGCCGTATTTGCAGACCGACAAGGTGGACTTGGTGATTTCCAGCCTGGGCAAAAACGCCGAACGTGAAAAAGTGATCGATTTCAGCCGCGCCTACGCGCCGTTCTTCCTCGGGGTATTCGGCCCGAAAGACACCGATGTCGGCGCGCCGGAGGCGTTGCAGGGTAAAACTGTCGGCGTGACCCGCGGCGCGGTGGAAGACATGGTGCTGACCGACATTGCGCCGAAGACGGCCGACGTCAAGCGCTATGAAGACAACAACACCACGCTGTCGGCTTACCTGTCCGGTCAAGTGCAGTATATCGCCACCGGTAATCTGGTGGTGGCGGCGATTGCCGAGAAGAACCCGGCCAACGCGCCGGTGGCGAAATTCATGCTGAAAGACTCACCTTGTTACATCGGCCTGAAAAAAGACGAACCGGCGCTGAAGGCGAAAATCAATGAACTGATTGAAAAAGCCGTTAAGGACAACACGCTCAACGGCCTGTCCGAAAAATGGCTGAAAGCGCCGCTGCCGGCCAATCTGGGCGCGTAA
- a CDS encoding amino acid ABC transporter permease — MTFTDWDIVRNLLLAGRWTVLLSLAAFFGGGLVTLPLLLLRLTKRRWPQRLTRLYADVFQGTPLLMQLFLAFFGLGLFGVDVSPWTAAALALTLFTSAFLVDIWHGSVQALPKGQWEACRCLGLTFTQTLTRVIAPQAMRIAIAPTVGFSVQVIKGTALASIIGFVELTKAGTMLNNVTFQPFKVFGLVALGYFLLCYPLSYYSRYLEKKFNAAHHH; from the coding sequence ATGACGTTTACTGACTGGGATATTGTGCGCAACCTGCTGCTGGCCGGGCGCTGGACGGTGCTGCTGTCGCTGGCGGCGTTTTTCGGCGGCGGGCTGGTCACGCTGCCGCTGTTGCTGTTGCGCCTGACCAAACGCCGCTGGCCGCAGCGTCTGACTCGGCTGTATGCCGATGTGTTCCAGGGCACGCCGCTGTTGATGCAGCTGTTTCTGGCGTTTTTCGGGCTGGGGTTGTTCGGCGTCGATGTCAGCCCGTGGACCGCCGCCGCGCTGGCGCTGACGTTGTTTACCAGCGCGTTTCTGGTGGATATCTGGCACGGCAGCGTGCAGGCGTTGCCGAAAGGGCAGTGGGAAGCCTGCCGCTGTCTGGGGCTGACGTTCACGCAGACGCTGACCCGGGTGATTGCTCCTCAAGCGATGCGTATCGCCATCGCGCCGACGGTCGGTTTTTCGGTGCAGGTGATCAAGGGCACCGCGCTGGCGTCGATCATCGGTTTCGTCGAACTGACCAAAGCCGGCACCATGCTCAATAACGTCACTTTCCAGCCATTCAAGGTATTCGGGCTGGTGGCGCTGGGCTATTTCCTGCTGTGTTACCCACTGTCGTACTACAGCCGTTATCTGGAGAAGAAATTCAATGCCGCTCATCACCATTAA
- a CDS encoding amino acid ABC transporter permease → MTYQLHFAALWPYWPELLAGLWVTVQLTTVATIGGIAIGIGGAALRSGKPTVVSRLWGLYVEAIRNTPFVVQLFFIVFGLPGLGLKLTAGQAALLAMLVNLGAYSTEIIRAGIQVTPKGQWEAARVLGLSRGQTFTRVILPPALQRIYPALVSQCIIVMLGSSVVSQVSFEELTFAANLIQSRTFLSFEVYLVTTLCYLALSMLMRQLLLLAGRRFLGAPR, encoded by the coding sequence ATGACTTATCAGCTTCATTTCGCGGCGCTGTGGCCTTACTGGCCGGAGTTACTGGCCGGCCTGTGGGTCACCGTGCAACTGACGACGGTGGCGACGATCGGCGGGATCGCCATCGGCATCGGCGGCGCGGCACTGCGTAGCGGTAAGCCGACCGTCGTCAGCCGGCTGTGGGGCCTGTACGTCGAGGCGATCCGCAATACGCCATTTGTGGTGCAACTGTTTTTCATCGTGTTCGGTCTGCCGGGGTTGGGGCTCAAACTCACCGCCGGGCAGGCCGCCCTGCTGGCGATGCTGGTCAACCTGGGCGCTTACAGCACGGAAATTATCCGCGCCGGCATTCAGGTGACGCCGAAAGGCCAGTGGGAAGCCGCGCGGGTGCTGGGGCTGTCGCGCGGCCAGACGTTTACGCGGGTGATTTTGCCGCCCGCGCTGCAACGAATTTATCCGGCGCTGGTCAGCCAGTGCATCATCGTGATGCTCGGTTCGTCCGTGGTGTCGCAGGTGTCGTTCGAAGAGCTGACTTTCGCCGCCAATTTAATTCAATCCCGGACCTTCCTCAGTTTTGAGGTGTATCTGGTGACCACGCTCTGCTATCTGGCGCTGTCGATGCTGATGCGTCAGTTGCTGTTGCTGGCCGGGCGACGCTTTTTGGGAGCGCCGCGCTGA
- a CDS encoding pyridoxal-phosphate-dependent aminotransferase family protein, whose protein sequence is MHNDLFAQINPPHRLLMGPGPINADPRVLRAMASQLVGQYDPAMTGYMNQVMALYRQLFRTDNRWTMLVDGTSRAGIEAILVSAIRPGDRVLVPVFGRFGHLLCEIARRCRADVHTIEAPWGEVFTPDQIEDAIKRVKPRLLLTVQGDTSTTMLQPLAELGAICRRHDVLFYTDATASFGGNPLETDAWGLDAVSAGLQKCLGGPSGSAPVTLSSRMEAVIRQRKCVEQGIRTTDHQDGDDEMIYSNYFDLGMIMDYWGPERLNHHTEATSMLFAARECARIILEEGLDACIARHQLHGNALLAGIEGMGLQPYGDIANKMNNVLGVVIPQGVHGEQVRKLLLEDFAIEIGTSFGPLQGKIWRIGTMGYNARKDCVMQTLTALEAVLNRLGFRSVQGAALQAAWNVYDAAQAPT, encoded by the coding sequence ATGCATAACGACCTGTTTGCGCAGATCAATCCGCCCCATCGTCTGCTGATGGGGCCCGGCCCGATCAATGCCGACCCGCGCGTACTGCGTGCAATGGCCAGCCAACTGGTCGGGCAGTATGACCCGGCGATGACCGGGTACATGAATCAGGTGATGGCGTTGTACCGCCAGCTGTTCCGTACCGACAACCGTTGGACGATGCTGGTGGACGGCACGTCCCGTGCGGGTATCGAAGCGATTCTGGTATCGGCGATCCGCCCCGGCGATCGGGTGCTGGTGCCGGTGTTCGGCCGTTTCGGCCACCTGCTGTGCGAGATTGCCCGCCGCTGCCGCGCCGATGTCCACACCATCGAGGCGCCGTGGGGCGAGGTGTTCACGCCGGATCAGATAGAAGACGCCATCAAGCGGGTGAAACCGCGCCTGTTGCTGACCGTGCAGGGCGATACCTCCACCACCATGTTGCAGCCGCTGGCCGAGTTGGGCGCTATCTGCCGTCGTCATGACGTGCTGTTTTATACCGATGCCACCGCCTCGTTCGGCGGCAACCCGCTGGAAACCGACGCCTGGGGGCTGGATGCGGTGTCCGCCGGGTTGCAGAAATGCCTGGGCGGGCCGTCCGGCAGCGCGCCGGTGACCCTCAGTTCACGTATGGAAGCGGTGATCCGCCAGCGTAAATGCGTAGAGCAGGGGATCCGCACCACCGACCATCAGGACGGTGACGACGAGATGATTTATTCCAACTATTTCGACCTCGGCATGATCATGGATTACTGGGGGCCGGAGCGGTTGAACCACCATACCGAAGCCACCAGCATGTTGTTCGCCGCCCGCGAGTGCGCCCGCATTATTCTGGAAGAAGGGTTGGATGCCTGTATCGCCCGTCACCAGTTGCACGGCAACGCGCTGCTGGCCGGCATCGAAGGCATGGGGTTGCAGCCTTACGGCGACATCGCCAACAAGATGAACAACGTGCTGGGCGTGGTGATCCCGCAGGGGGTCCACGGCGAGCAGGTGCGCAAGCTGCTGCTGGAGGATTTCGCCATCGAGATCGGCACCTCGTTCGGGCCGTTGCAGGGCAAAATCTGGCGTATCGGCACCATGGGCTACAACGCACGCAAAGACTGCGTGATGCAAACGCTGACCGCGCTGGAAGCGGTGTTGAACCGTCTCGGTTTTCGCTCGGTGCAGGGGGCGGCGTTGCAGGCGGCCTGGAATGTGTACGATGCCGCGCAGGCACCGACATGA
- a CDS encoding amino acid ABC transporter ATP-binding protein — translation MPLITINQVHKYYGQNHVLKGVDLDIDMGEVISIIGRSGSGKSTLLRCINGLEDYQDGSIKLGGMTITDRDSQAREISRSVGMIFQNFNLFPHMTALENVMLAPKLVLGKSAAECRELGVKMLEKVGLGERIDYYPSSLSGGQQQRVAIARALAMNPKVLLCDEITSALDPELVGDVLKVLEQLAAEGMTLILVTHEMNFAREVGDRVVFMHQGKVWEQGKGDELFANPQTAELKQFIASVRL, via the coding sequence ATGCCGCTCATCACCATTAATCAGGTCCATAAATATTACGGCCAGAACCACGTGCTGAAAGGGGTGGATCTGGATATCGACATGGGCGAAGTGATCTCCATCATCGGCCGCAGCGGTTCCGGCAAAAGTACCCTGCTGCGCTGCATCAACGGGCTGGAAGACTATCAGGACGGCAGCATCAAGCTCGGCGGCATGACTATTACCGACCGCGACTCGCAGGCGCGGGAAATTAGCCGTTCGGTCGGCATGATTTTTCAGAATTTCAACCTGTTCCCGCACATGACCGCGCTGGAAAATGTGATGCTGGCGCCCAAACTGGTGCTGGGTAAAAGCGCGGCCGAATGCCGCGAGTTGGGGGTGAAAATGCTGGAGAAAGTCGGGCTGGGCGAGCGTATCGATTACTACCCGTCCAGCTTGTCCGGCGGCCAGCAGCAGCGGGTGGCGATCGCCCGCGCGCTGGCGATGAACCCGAAGGTGCTGCTGTGCGATGAGATAACCTCCGCGCTGGACCCGGAACTGGTCGGCGACGTGCTGAAGGTGCTGGAACAGCTGGCGGCCGAAGGCATGACGCTGATTCTGGTCACCCACGAAATGAATTTCGCCCGCGAAGTAGGCGACCGGGTGGTGTTCATGCATCAGGGCAAGGTGTGGGAACAAGGTAAAGGCGATGAGCTGTTCGCCAACCCGCAGACCGCCGAACTGAAACAGTTTATCGCCTCGGTGCGGCTGTAG